GCGAACCCGGCCGCGCGCCGGAATCCGGCGTCGGCCATGTCACACCGGTTCAGCGCTCGATCTCCTCGACCTGGGTGACCTTCTTGACGTAGACCAGCCGGTCACCCGGTTCGATCGCGTCCGACTGCGGGGCGTCCACCCGGTAGAGCACCCCGCCGCGGACCAGGCCGAGCACGATGTCGGGCAGGTGCCGCGGCGAACCGCCCTCCTCGGCCGGTTCCACCGGGCGTTCCGCGATGGCCAGCCCGGACTCCGGGGTCAGCAGGTCCTCGACCATGTCCACCACGAGTGGGCTCGACGTCGCCATGCCGAGCAGCCGGCCGGCGGTCTCGCTCGAAACCACCACCTGGTTCGCGCCCGACTGCTTGAGCAGGTGGACGTTCTCCGCCTCGCGCACGGACGCCACGATGTGCGCCTTCGGCGCCAGCTCCCGCGCGGTCAGCGTGACCAGCACCGCGGTGTCGTCCCGGTTCGGCGCGACCACGACGGCGCGCGCGTGGTGGGCACCGGCGACCCGCAGCACGTCGGCGCGGGTGGCCGAACCGTGCACGGTCACCAGGCCGAGCGCGCTCGCCGCGTCCAGCGCCTGCTGATCGGTGTCCACCACGACGATCTGGTTCGGCTGGACCTCCTCGTCGCCGAGCAGGGCGTTGATCGCCGAGCGGCCCTTGGTGCCGAATCCGACGACGACGGTGTGGTCGCGCACCTTCGTCCTCCACTTCTGGATCTTGAATGCCTGCCGGGAGCGCTCGGTGAGCACCTCCAGCGTGGTACCGACGAGGACGATCAGGAAGAGCACCCGCAGCGGGGTGATGATCACGATGTTCACCAGCCGGGCCGAATCGGTCGCCGGGGCGATGTCGCCGTAGCCGGTGGTGGACAGCGAAACGGTCGAGTAGTAGATCGCGTCCAGGAAGGACACCCCGTCGCCGTTCGCGTCGCGGTAGCCGCCGCGGTCGGCGTACACGATCAGCACCGTGGCCAGCAGGGCCAGCAGCGCACCGATGATCCGCTTGACGATCGAGCGCATCGGGCTGACGGTCAGCTCGGGCATCCTGATCACGCCGACGAGCTCGTGGTCGGGCCGGTCGTTGAGCCGGACGTTGAGCGGCAGCCGCCGCAGAGCCTTCATTTCACCGTGCCTTCGTTTTCACCGTTTGCCCTGCTCCGGCGTCACGCGGCGGTCCGTCGTCACGCACAAGCGGGAGGATATCCCACGGCCACCCGCCGCACATCCGTTGCAGTGGAGCCGGGAGCTGTGAAGGGGCCCTTCACGGACTCTGGGGCTGTGAAGGGTCCCTTCACAGCCCCCGCCCGGCGCCCGAGCGCGAATGGTGGGCCGGGTGCAGGTCATTCCTGCGGCACCTCGCGCAGCAACGCACGCAGGCCTTCGGCGTCCAGCAGGTCGGCCGGGCGCAGGGTGTGGTCGTGGCGCACGTAGTGGAAGGCGGCGCGGACCCGGTCCACCGGGACCTTCCGCAGCGCCGCCCAGGCCAGCCGGTACGCGCCGAGCTGCACGGCCAGCGCGGGCAGACGTTCGGCCGAAGGCGCCGCGCCGGTCTTCCAGTCGACCACGGTCCAGCCGCCGTCCGGGTCCGGGTACACCGCGTCCATCCGCCCGCGCACGGTGATGCCCTCCACATCGGCGGAAAACGGCACCTCCACGGCGACCGGCACCCGGTCGGCCCATTCGCTGTGTTCGAAAGCTTCTTGCAGGTCCGCGAAATCGCTGTCCGGGGCCGCGCCGTGGTCTGCGGCGCCGG
This Amycolatopsis sulphurea DNA region includes the following protein-coding sequences:
- a CDS encoding potassium channel family protein produces the protein MKALRRLPLNVRLNDRPDHELVGVIRMPELTVSPMRSIVKRIIGALLALLATVLIVYADRGGYRDANGDGVSFLDAIYYSTVSLSTTGYGDIAPATDSARLVNIVIITPLRVLFLIVLVGTTLEVLTERSRQAFKIQKWRTKVRDHTVVVGFGTKGRSAINALLGDEEVQPNQIVVVDTDQQALDAASALGLVTVHGSATRADVLRVAGAHHARAVVVAPNRDDTAVLVTLTARELAPKAHIVASVREAENVHLLKQSGANQVVVSSETAGRLLGMATSSPLVVDMVEDLLTPESGLAIAERPVEPAEEGGSPRHLPDIVLGLVRGGVLYRVDAPQSDAIEPGDRLVYVKKVTQVEEIER